In one Aricia agestis chromosome 5, ilAriAges1.1, whole genome shotgun sequence genomic region, the following are encoded:
- the LOC121726912 gene encoding uncharacterized protein LOC121726912 — MKGYVLALVTILNLGSLHYVNSRSAADVIVFPDEDRRATRDVADSCRDQTFCTVKPKDYPDDRFKELFKDYKVLPQPIPELTIDFENRLSDFTETDNCATEVSYQPLYLVREKREEPWRVVIQVPEINLTQSVRMERCLNPGASCFTVFPARREYVTLCKQNYMTFEVMVAKGNNQTEVIKSQLPVCCSCYYRSMSFVERFGIE; from the exons ATGAAGGGATACGTACTTGCTTTA GTCACAATTCTGAATCTGGGATCTCTACACTATGTGAACTCACGAT CTGCTGCTGACGTGATCGTGTTCCCGGACGAAGACCGGCGCGCCACGCGCGACGTGGCCGACTCCTGCCGCGACCAGACCTTCTGCACCGTCAAACCCAAGGACTACCCTGACGACAGGTTCAAGGAACTTTTTAAGGACTAC AAAGTGTTGCCGCAACCGATTCCCGAGTTGACGATAGACTTTGAAAATCGTTTGAGCGATTTCACTGAAACTGACAACTGCGCCACTGAGGTCTCG TACCAACCACTTTACCTGGTTCGTGAGAAGCGCGAGGAGCCATGGCGGGTCGTCATACAAGTGCCAGAAATTAACCTGACACAGAGCGTCCGCATGGAGAGATGCTT GAATCCCGGAGCGAGCTGCTTCACGGTGTTCCCGGCTCGGCGCGAGTACGTGACGCTGTGCAAACAGAACTACATGACGTTTGAGGTGATGGTCGCCAAGGGGAACAACCAGACCGAAGTCATCAAATCCCAGCTGCCCGTGTGCTGCTCATGCTACTATAGATCTATGTCCTTCGTTGAGAGATTCGGAATAGAATGA